The following proteins come from a genomic window of Pseudomonas sp. WJP1:
- a CDS encoding (2Fe-2S)-binding protein — MIEFTVNGERRELVETSPSMPLLWVLRDHLKLTGTRFGCGMGLCGACTVHLDGVAVRSCQLPVAAVAGHSITTIEGLSPTGQHPLQLAWVAEDVPQCGYCQSGQIMSAAALLNTGAEVTDDSIRNAMSGNLCRCGTYGRINKAIKRAANAPKEA; from the coding sequence ATGATCGAATTCACGGTAAACGGCGAACGACGCGAGCTGGTAGAGACATCGCCCTCCATGCCCTTGTTATGGGTGTTGCGTGACCATTTGAAACTCACCGGCACCCGCTTCGGTTGCGGCATGGGCCTGTGCGGCGCCTGTACCGTGCACCTGGACGGGGTCGCTGTTCGATCCTGCCAGTTGCCGGTGGCCGCCGTGGCGGGGCACAGCATCACCACCATCGAAGGCCTGTCGCCGACCGGGCAGCATCCGTTGCAACTGGCCTGGGTTGCCGAAGATGTGCCGCAATGCGGTTACTGTCAATCCGGTCAGATCATGTCCGCCGCCGCGTTGCTCAACACCGGTGCAGAAGTGACCGACGATTCGATCCGCAATGCCATGTCCGGCAACCTGTGCCGCTGCGGAACCTACGGGCGGATCAACAAGGCGATCAAGCGCGCGGCCAACGCGCCGAAGGAGGCGTGA
- a CDS encoding UbiX family flavin prenyltransferase has product MNRQRMVVGISGASGFIYGVRLLQLLAELDIESHLVISRAALLTMAHETDYKLADVTALASHYHRADDVAAGIASGSFRCLGMVVAPCSMRTLAEIATGTSSGLIGRAADVALKERRTLVLMARETPLTLAHLRNMTAVTEMGGIIAPPLPAFYARPRDLAQMVDHSLGRVLDLFGLDAGTAMRWGEHTKPCGSEPARDRAITSNIPVG; this is encoded by the coding sequence ATGAACCGCCAGCGCATGGTGGTCGGCATCAGCGGTGCGTCAGGTTTTATCTACGGCGTGCGCCTGCTGCAATTGCTCGCCGAGCTCGACATTGAAAGCCACCTGGTCATCAGCCGCGCCGCGCTGCTGACCATGGCCCACGAAACCGATTACAAACTGGCCGACGTCACGGCGCTGGCCAGCCATTATCACCGCGCTGACGACGTGGCCGCCGGGATCGCCAGCGGTTCGTTCCGCTGCCTGGGCATGGTGGTCGCGCCCTGCTCCATGCGCACCCTGGCGGAAATCGCCACCGGCACCTCCTCGGGCCTGATCGGCCGAGCCGCCGACGTCGCTCTCAAGGAACGTCGCACCTTGGTGCTGATGGCCCGGGAAACCCCGCTGACCCTCGCCCACCTGCGCAACATGACGGCTGTCACCGAGATGGGCGGCATCATCGCCCCGCCCCTTCCGGCCTTCTACGCCCGCCCGCGGGACCTTGCGCAAATGGTCGATCACAGCCTCGGCCGCGTCCTCGACCTGTTCGGCCTCGATGCTGGCACCGCAATGCGCTGGGGTGAACACACAAAACCCTGTGGGAGCGAGCCTGCTCGCGATAGGGCAATTACATCCAATATCCCTGTTGGCTGA
- a CDS encoding nucleobase:cation symporter-2 family protein: MSSANTPATSSIHPVDRVLPVRQMLTLGLQHMAVSYIGAIAVPMIVASALKMSQADTVVLISTTLFCSGIATLLQTVGFWKFGVRLPILQGVAFSSVGPVIAIGTNPDVGFAGVCGAVIGAGIFTMLIAPFVGRLRRFFPPVVTGCIVTVIGLQLFPIAYEWVGGGRHASDFGAPAYLAVAAVVLLSILLVNRYGSPMLRNMAVLVGMLVGAALAYGLGMGSFHSVQESPWLTVPYPFYFGLPTFSLIPIATMVVVMIVQMVESMGLFVAIGDIVDKPVEEKQVINGLRANGLASTIAGMFAAFPFIAFMENVGLVILTGVRSRWVVAISGLLMCSVALVPKAGAIIASMPTAALGGAGIAMFGVVAAAGIQTLAKVDYERNRYNVLIVGFTLAAALVPVLAPALFKQLPEWSQPFLHSSVVIACLVSVLLNATLNGVSVPDAATSKSATHSL; this comes from the coding sequence ATGTCGTCAGCCAATACCCCCGCAACGTCATCCATCCACCCCGTCGACCGGGTTCTGCCGGTACGGCAAATGCTCACCCTCGGCCTGCAACACATGGCCGTCTCGTACATCGGCGCCATCGCCGTGCCGATGATTGTGGCCAGCGCCCTGAAAATGTCCCAGGCCGACACGGTGGTGCTGATCAGCACCACGCTGTTCTGCTCGGGCATCGCCACCCTGCTGCAAACCGTCGGTTTCTGGAAATTCGGCGTGCGCCTACCGATCCTCCAGGGCGTGGCGTTCAGCAGCGTGGGCCCGGTGATCGCCATCGGCACCAACCCGGACGTCGGTTTCGCCGGAGTCTGCGGCGCGGTAATCGGCGCGGGCATTTTCACCATGCTGATCGCACCGTTCGTGGGTCGATTACGGCGCTTTTTTCCACCGGTGGTCACCGGTTGCATCGTCACTGTGATCGGCCTGCAGCTGTTTCCGATCGCCTATGAATGGGTCGGCGGCGGGCGCCATGCCAGTGATTTCGGCGCGCCAGCGTACCTGGCGGTCGCGGCGGTGGTGTTGCTCAGCATCCTGCTGGTCAACCGTTACGGCAGCCCGATGCTGCGCAACATGGCGGTGCTGGTGGGCATGCTGGTAGGCGCGGCGCTGGCCTACGGGCTGGGCATGGGCAGTTTTCACAGCGTGCAGGAGTCGCCGTGGCTCACCGTGCCCTACCCGTTCTACTTCGGCCTGCCGACCTTCAGCCTGATTCCCATTGCGACCATGGTGGTGGTGATGATCGTGCAGATGGTCGAATCCATGGGGCTGTTCGTCGCCATTGGGGACATCGTCGATAAACCGGTGGAAGAGAAGCAGGTGATCAACGGCCTGCGCGCCAATGGCTTGGCGAGCACCATCGCCGGGATGTTCGCGGCGTTCCCGTTCATTGCCTTCATGGAAAACGTCGGGCTGGTGATCCTCACCGGTGTGCGCAGTCGCTGGGTGGTCGCCATCAGCGGCTTGCTGATGTGCTCGGTGGCACTGGTGCCCAAGGCCGGGGCGATCATCGCCTCGATGCCGACCGCGGCCCTCGGCGGGGCCGGGATCGCCATGTTCGGCGTGGTCGCGGCAGCCGGGATCCAGACCCTGGCCAAGGTCGACTACGAGCGCAACCGCTACAACGTGCTTATCGTCGGTTTCACCCTCGCCGCCGCCCTGGTGCCGGTGCTGGCCCCGGCCCTGTTCAAGCAATTGCCCGAATGGTCGCAGCCGTTCCTGCACAGCAGCGTGGTGATCGCCTGCCTGGTGTCGGTGCTGCTCAACGCCACCCTCAACGGCGTCAGCGTGCCTGATGCCGCCACCAGCAAATCCGCCACCCACAGCCTCTGA
- a CDS encoding CobW family GTP-binding protein, producing the protein MNTPFNAPTPNTKIPVTILTGFLGAGKTTLLNYILKQNHGRKIAVIENEFGEVGIDGDLVLSSETEEIYEMVNGCVCCTAEVREDLVRIVRELVARPVRLDHILIETSGLADPYPVAQSFFINDPIADEVELDAIVTMVDARHIAQHLHDLQLDGVDNQAVDQIVCADRIVINKVDLVSDAEVAALSETIRGLNATADLVTSSYAEIDLSKILGIGAFESTQKLMEIGAEHDHHADDHHHEHDDLDHDHDPSVSSVGIAVDGAVNLGDFHRWITRLRTEQADNLYRMKGVLAVADQDQRYVLQGVHSLVEFRASTPWGAEPRSSKIVFIGRDLDRAALNQGFAACLAG; encoded by the coding sequence ATGAACACCCCCTTCAACGCCCCAACCCCCAACACCAAAATCCCGGTGACCATCCTCACCGGCTTCCTCGGCGCCGGTAAAACCACCCTGCTCAACTACATCCTCAAGCAAAACCACGGGCGCAAGATCGCCGTGATCGAGAACGAGTTCGGTGAGGTCGGCATCGACGGCGACCTGGTGCTCAGTTCCGAAACCGAAGAGATCTACGAGATGGTCAACGGCTGCGTGTGCTGCACCGCCGAGGTTCGCGAAGACCTGGTGCGCATCGTCCGTGAACTGGTGGCGCGGCCGGTGCGACTCGATCACATCCTGATCGAGACCAGTGGCCTGGCCGACCCGTACCCGGTGGCCCAGAGCTTTTTCATCAACGACCCGATCGCCGATGAAGTGGAACTCGACGCCATTGTCACCATGGTCGATGCCAGGCACATCGCCCAGCACCTGCACGACCTGCAACTCGATGGCGTGGACAACCAGGCGGTGGACCAGATCGTCTGCGCCGACCGCATTGTCATCAACAAGGTCGATCTGGTCAGTGACGCTGAAGTAGCGGCCCTGAGCGAGACCATCCGCGGGCTCAATGCCACGGCGGACCTGGTGACCTCCAGTTATGCCGAAATCGACCTGTCGAAAATCCTCGGCATCGGCGCCTTCGAATCCACGCAAAAACTCATGGAAATAGGTGCCGAGCACGATCACCACGCCGATGACCATCATCACGAACATGACGATCTCGATCATGACCACGATCCGAGCGTGTCGTCGGTGGGCATCGCCGTGGATGGCGCGGTGAACCTGGGCGACTTCCACCGCTGGATCACCCGCCTGCGTACCGAGCAAGCCGACAACCTGTATCGCATGAAGGGCGTGCTGGCGGTGGCCGATCAGGACCAGCGCTACGTACTGCAAGGGGTGCACAGCCTCGTCGAGTTCCGTGCCTCCACCCCATGGGGCGCCGAACCGCGCTCCAGCAAGATTGTGTTCATCGGCCGCGACCTGGACCGCGCGGCCCTGAACCAGGGCTTTGCCGCCTGCCTGGCAGGCTGA
- a CDS encoding amidohydrolase family protein: MIIDTHLHPTNLVDEAWRHTGEPFTGERMLKLMDGPYMINGKPRRIDMGFIQPPPGNTGYRDGNRRGREGVRDYMSYVAELCVKYPDRFIGNFNFNPRWGPENGAAELEFHIKEYGFKMLKLHANMHGYRPDRALDWLRPAMKVCAKYNIVVLIHTGDGPYTIPTMFYPIIREFPMVNFIIGHFGIQTGGNYSFEAFWMAMDTPNVYCESGWCFQSRIVEFAKDLPRNKIVFGTDSPPNEPGMWLRELEVLCSPAPQGLGIDEDHLEDYLGNNIARLCGIEPTPPPRDLAEADIRLTTTYL; encoded by the coding sequence ATGATCATCGATACCCATCTGCACCCCACCAACCTGGTCGACGAGGCCTGGCGACACACCGGCGAACCCTTCACCGGCGAGCGCATGCTCAAGCTGATGGACGGCCCGTACATGATCAACGGCAAGCCGCGCCGTATCGACATGGGTTTCATCCAGCCACCGCCAGGCAACACCGGCTACCGCGACGGCAACCGCCGTGGCCGTGAAGGCGTGCGTGACTACATGTCCTACGTCGCCGAGCTGTGCGTGAAGTACCCCGACCGTTTCATCGGCAACTTCAACTTCAACCCGCGCTGGGGACCGGAAAACGGTGCGGCGGAGCTGGAATTCCACATCAAGGAATACGGTTTCAAGATGCTCAAGCTGCACGCCAACATGCACGGTTATCGCCCGGACCGGGCGCTGGACTGGCTGCGTCCGGCAATGAAGGTGTGTGCCAAGTACAACATCGTGGTGCTGATCCACACCGGCGACGGCCCGTACACCATTCCGACCATGTTCTACCCGATCATCCGCGAGTTCCCGATGGTCAATTTCATCATCGGTCACTTCGGCATCCAGACCGGCGGCAACTACTCGTTCGAAGCGTTCTGGATGGCCATGGACACGCCGAACGTGTACTGCGAATCCGGCTGGTGCTTCCAGTCGCGGATCGTCGAGTTCGCCAAGGACCTGCCGCGCAACAAGATCGTGTTCGGTACCGACTCGCCGCCGAACGAACCGGGCATGTGGCTGCGCGAGCTTGAGGTGCTGTGCTCGCCCGCACCACAAGGCCTGGGCATCGACGAGGACCACCTTGAGGATTACCTGGGCAACAACATCGCAAGGTTGTGCGGTATCGAACCGACGCCGCCACCCAGGGACCTGGCCGAGGCGGACATTCGCCTGACCACCACCTACCTGTAA
- a CDS encoding UbiD family decarboxylase, whose protein sequence is MTLSTLGDTQDFHDFLDAYRRQYPDDVLSVAHSLSADQDVTALVDALASQGRDPLLICEKVGHFGAPVATNLFASRTRIARMFGVAPAQLHETFQQRANNPIAPRYVETGPVLDEIFEGEAVDLALLPMLKHFASDRGPYITNAIIIAEDPVSGIANMSYHRSMRHARQTLATSLHSRGHLWRMLQTARERGEELRVAMVVGAHPLFMLAAAARLPFGSDERAVAGGLFGAPLELVKTPRYGIGVPAYAEFVLEGAIDPAAYAEEGPFGEFSGYSSDRSTNNVLRVDTLMRRKDAWLVDVVGGRYAEHLTLARLPREAEMSEKLKARFPAVTAVHYPNSGTHFHCYVALEQSRDGEARQIMLALLGWDPYLKTVIAVDSDIDISDDSQVLWALATHFQPHQDIFVIDGLPGSPLDPSSSVDGTTSRMGLDATRGSGFDGIKAQLDQDVLDRARQLLAGLQS, encoded by the coding sequence ATGACCCTCTCGACGCTCGGCGATACCCAGGATTTTCACGATTTTCTAGACGCCTATCGCCGGCAATACCCGGACGACGTGCTCAGCGTCGCGCATTCCCTTTCAGCCGATCAGGATGTCACCGCCCTCGTCGATGCACTCGCCTCCCAGGGCCGCGATCCCTTGTTGATCTGCGAAAAAGTCGGCCACTTCGGCGCCCCGGTGGCCACCAACCTGTTCGCCTCCCGAACGCGCATCGCCCGAATGTTCGGTGTTGCCCCAGCGCAACTACACGAGACCTTCCAGCAACGCGCCAACAACCCCATCGCCCCGCGCTACGTTGAAACCGGCCCCGTGCTGGACGAGATCTTCGAAGGCGAAGCCGTGGACCTGGCGCTGCTGCCGATGCTCAAGCATTTCGCCAGTGATCGCGGCCCCTACATCACCAACGCGATCATCATTGCCGAGGACCCGGTCAGCGGCATCGCCAACATGAGCTACCACCGCTCGATGCGCCACGCCCGGCAGACGCTCGCCACCAGCCTGCACTCACGCGGCCACCTGTGGCGCATGCTGCAGACCGCCCGTGAGCGCGGCGAGGAATTGCGCGTGGCCATGGTGGTCGGCGCGCACCCGTTGTTCATGCTCGCGGCGGCGGCACGGCTGCCATTCGGCAGCGATGAGCGCGCAGTGGCGGGCGGTTTGTTCGGCGCACCGCTGGAACTGGTGAAAACCCCGCGCTACGGCATCGGCGTCCCGGCCTATGCAGAGTTTGTCCTCGAAGGCGCGATCGATCCGGCGGCCTATGCCGAAGAAGGTCCGTTCGGTGAGTTCAGCGGCTACTCCTCGGATCGCTCGACCAACAATGTGCTGCGGGTCGATACCCTGATGCGGCGCAAGGATGCCTGGCTGGTGGATGTGGTCGGTGGCCGCTACGCCGAACACCTGACCCTGGCGCGCCTGCCCCGGGAAGCCGAGATGAGCGAGAAACTCAAGGCGCGCTTCCCCGCCGTCACTGCCGTGCACTACCCCAATTCAGGCACCCATTTTCATTGCTACGTCGCCCTGGAGCAAAGCCGCGACGGCGAAGCGCGGCAGATCATGCTCGCCCTGCTCGGCTGGGACCCGTACCTGAAGACCGTGATCGCGGTGGACAGCGACATCGACATCAGCGACGACAGTCAGGTGCTGTGGGCGCTGGCTACGCACTTCCAGCCGCACCAGGACATCTTCGTCATCGATGGCTTGCCTGGCAGCCCGCTGGACCCGTCATCGTCCGTCGACGGCACCACCTCACGCATGGGCCTGGACGCTACCCGCGGTTCGGGATTCGACGGGATCAAGGCGCAGCTGGACCAGGACGTGCTCGACCGCGCCCGGCAACTACTCGCAGGCCTGCAATCATGA
- a CDS encoding amidohydrolase family protein, translating to MTQLQNILIKNPVAVMTGLRGPRARAGAVDIRIVDGRIAEMAPGLQAQPGERLIDARHAVVYPGWINTHHHLFQNLLKAVPEGLNQDLQGWLASVPYPRLNRFTPQLARIAAQLGMAELLLSGVTTCADHHYLYHANGTTETGDLLFDMADQFGLRFVLCRGGALESASAHPGFSKTALQPETLDQMVGDIERLKSRYHQDTPHAMRRVVVAPTTPTFSLPPTLLRELAHSARGLGLRLHTHLSETQNYVNFCREKYNCLPVEFVAEHEWLGPDVWFAHAVHMQPGEIRMLAQTGTGISHCPVSNARLGSGVAPVPQMFEAGVPISLGVDGVASNESGSMVGEANTAWLIHRAQQGASATTAEDVIHWGTAGGARVLGLGAVGTLEIGQAADLVIYGLEHPRFFGFHDIAVAPVVAGEPIAVKYSLVGGRVVVDNGEIPGLDMQRMRAEAWDGVRQLMNIDN from the coding sequence ATGACTCAACTGCAAAACATCCTGATCAAGAATCCTGTGGCGGTGATGACCGGCCTGCGTGGCCCGCGGGCCAGGGCCGGCGCCGTGGACATCCGCATCGTCGACGGGCGCATCGCCGAAATGGCCCCGGGTCTCCAAGCGCAACCCGGCGAGCGCCTGATCGATGCGCGCCACGCGGTGGTGTATCCGGGCTGGATCAACACCCACCATCACCTGTTCCAGAACTTGCTCAAGGCCGTGCCCGAAGGATTGAACCAGGACCTGCAAGGCTGGCTGGCCAGCGTGCCCTACCCGCGCCTCAACCGCTTCACGCCGCAACTGGCGCGGATCGCCGCACAACTGGGCATGGCCGAACTGCTGCTGTCGGGCGTGACCACCTGCGCCGATCATCATTACCTCTACCATGCCAACGGCACCACGGAGACCGGTGACCTGCTGTTCGACATGGCCGATCAGTTCGGCCTGCGTTTCGTGCTGTGCCGGGGCGGCGCGCTGGAGTCCGCCAGCGCCCATCCGGGGTTCTCGAAAACCGCGCTGCAACCGGAAACCCTCGACCAGATGGTCGGTGACATCGAACGGCTGAAGTCGCGTTATCACCAGGACACTCCGCACGCCATGCGCCGGGTAGTGGTCGCGCCGACCACACCGACGTTTTCTCTGCCGCCGACGCTGCTGCGCGAACTCGCCCACAGCGCACGCGGCCTCGGTTTGCGCCTGCACACGCACCTGTCGGAAACGCAGAACTACGTGAATTTCTGCCGCGAGAAATACAACTGCCTGCCGGTAGAGTTCGTCGCCGAACACGAATGGCTCGGCCCGGACGTGTGGTTCGCCCACGCGGTGCACATGCAACCCGGTGAAATCCGCATGCTCGCGCAAACCGGCACCGGCATTTCCCACTGCCCGGTGAGCAATGCGCGCCTCGGTAGCGGCGTCGCGCCGGTGCCGCAGATGTTCGAGGCCGGGGTACCGATTTCCCTTGGCGTGGATGGCGTGGCGTCAAACGAGTCCGGCAGCATGGTCGGCGAAGCGAACACCGCGTGGCTGATTCACCGGGCGCAGCAAGGCGCCTCTGCCACCACCGCCGAAGATGTCATCCACTGGGGTACGGCCGGCGGTGCCCGGGTGCTCGGGCTGGGTGCGGTCGGCACCCTGGAAATCGGCCAGGCGGCGGACCTGGTGATCTACGGTCTGGAGCATCCGCGCTTCTTCGGCTTCCACGACATTGCCGTCGCGCCGGTGGTGGCGGGTGAGCCGATTGCGGTGAAGTACAGCCTGGTCGGTGGCCGGGTGGTGGTCGATAACGGCGAGATCCCGGGGCTGGACATGCAGCGGATGCGGGCCGAGGCGTGGGATGGGGTGCGGCAGTTAATGAACATCGACAACTGA
- a CDS encoding amidohydrolase family protein, with protein MIIDISCYPTDLVDLAWRHDGDPFTGERLLQMMDGPYMVNGKPRRIDKAFIQPPQGNTIYTWTDGELSGRESIDAYMAYTLKMVQTYPDRFIGCFVYNPRCGVENGVEAIERYVTEHGFKMVQMQANMHAYRPDRALDWVRPAFEKCAELGIPVKLHTGDGPYSIPSEWVPMIKEFPNVDFIMAHFGVQTGGVYVFEPMQWAMELPNVYCESGWCLQSRIVEFAKVLPTHKILFGTDTPPNEPGMWLRLLEVLCHEPPQGLNLDEDTLEEYLGNNTARMIGLEPTPPPRSVSEAEAQLKRPVTTQLARS; from the coding sequence ATGATCATCGATATCAGTTGCTATCCCACCGATCTGGTGGACCTCGCCTGGAGGCATGACGGTGACCCGTTCACCGGCGAGCGTTTGCTGCAGATGATGGATGGCCCATACATGGTCAACGGCAAACCTCGCCGCATCGACAAAGCCTTCATCCAGCCCCCTCAGGGCAACACCATCTACACCTGGACCGACGGAGAACTCAGCGGGCGCGAATCCATCGACGCCTACATGGCCTACACGCTGAAAATGGTCCAGACCTACCCCGATCGCTTCATCGGTTGCTTCGTCTACAACCCGCGCTGCGGCGTGGAAAACGGCGTCGAGGCGATCGAGCGCTACGTCACGGAACACGGCTTCAAGATGGTCCAGATGCAGGCCAACATGCACGCCTACCGTCCTGACCGCGCCCTGGACTGGGTGCGCCCGGCCTTCGAGAAATGCGCCGAGCTGGGCATCCCGGTCAAGCTGCACACCGGCGACGGGCCGTACAGCATTCCCTCGGAATGGGTGCCGATGATCAAGGAGTTCCCCAACGTCGATTTCATCATGGCCCACTTTGGCGTGCAGACCGGCGGTGTCTACGTGTTCGAGCCGATGCAATGGGCGATGGAGTTGCCCAACGTCTACTGCGAATCGGGCTGGTGCCTGCAATCGCGGATCGTCGAGTTCGCCAAGGTCTTGCCCACCCACAAGATTCTCTTCGGCACCGATACACCGCCGAACGAACCGGGCATGTGGCTGCGCCTGCTGGAAGTGTTGTGCCACGAACCGCCGCAAGGCCTGAACCTCGACGAAGACACCCTCGAAGAGTACCTGGGCAACAACACCGCCCGGATGATCGGCCTCGAACCGACACCGCCGCCGCGCTCCGTTTCCGAAGCAGAGGCGCAACTCAAGCGTCCCGTCACCACGCAACTGGCCAGGAGCTGA
- a CDS encoding LysR substrate-binding domain-containing protein produces the protein MYKRYPSVQSMSAFLQAARSGSFSSAARKLDLTHSAISQQIRSLEDFIGQPLFVREGGGSNLTDAGQLFASVLSDGLAQIDRALSSVKNRSVAQRLTLDVDSELAQSWLNPRLPQLLDLLPDHEVVLLSMPRSDRSTFERVDLSLRYGYGDWEDCEMTQICGDRVMAVASPELLERHGLQLPLSPTQILELPLLGYTRRSWIPWLDAAGMPPVEPSARVIFDNAANLIAAAEAGVGAGLVRGLLAADALRSGRLVMLNEAQIAAHYNLYAVWPPGQAERVAPVVDAVKQLALLTQA, from the coding sequence ATGTACAAGCGATACCCGTCGGTGCAGTCCATGAGTGCCTTCCTCCAGGCCGCCCGCAGCGGCAGCTTCTCCAGCGCCGCGCGCAAACTGGACCTGACCCACAGCGCCATCAGCCAGCAGATCCGCTCCCTGGAAGACTTCATCGGCCAGCCGCTGTTCGTGCGTGAAGGCGGCGGCAGCAACCTCACCGATGCCGGGCAGTTGTTCGCCAGTGTGCTGTCCGACGGCCTGGCGCAGATCGACCGGGCGCTGTCTTCGGTGAAAAACCGCAGCGTGGCGCAACGCCTCACGCTCGATGTGGACAGCGAACTGGCCCAGAGCTGGCTCAATCCGCGCCTGCCGCAACTGCTGGACCTTTTGCCCGACCATGAGGTGGTGTTGCTGTCGATGCCGCGCTCGGACCGCAGCACGTTCGAACGTGTCGACCTGTCCTTGCGCTACGGTTATGGCGATTGGGAAGACTGCGAGATGACGCAAATTTGTGGGGATCGGGTGATGGCGGTGGCCTCGCCCGAATTGCTTGAGCGGCATGGTTTGCAGTTACCGCTAAGTCCGACGCAGATCCTTGAGTTGCCGTTGTTGGGGTATACGCGACGGTCGTGGATTCCCTGGCTGGATGCGGCCGGCATGCCTCCCGTCGAGCCTTCGGCGCGGGTGATTTTCGATAATGCGGCGAACCTGATCGCCGCTGCCGAGGCCGGGGTTGGTGCCGGATTGGTTCGGGGTTTGCTGGCGGCGGATGCGTTGCGCAGCGGGCGTCTGGTGATGTTGAACGAGGCGCAGATCGCGGCGCATTACAACCTGTATGCGGTGTGGCCGCCGGGTCAGGCCGAGCGAGTGGCGCCGGTGGTTGATGCGGTCAAGCAGTTGGCCTTGCTTACTCAGGCCTGA